In Schizosaccharomyces osmophilus chromosome 1, complete sequence, the genomic window ATGCCTTCGTATTCAAAAGTCTATTCCAATCTTTTGGACGAGCAAAGCGTTCTACGAGTGCAGCCGCATTATGATGTTGCGCCTGTTTTCCAAATGTGAAAGGCACCGTTTCCATAGGCTCTTCAGCAATAGGAGAACTAGAACGACTTGACATGGGACTttctatttaatttaattccCTAGGTGAACTTAGCGTTCGTTtacaattttcttttcgagTTATGGTGGTGAGGTCCACCAAGCCAATTGAggatttccaaaacaatTACGTTTTGAGCTGTTAGAATTCTTCTAAATACCAACCATTTTGCATGGTTATACTGTAAACTGTCGTTGGTATACCTGACGAGAAAATACCATGtcatttggttttgttAGTTGCCTGCGGAAAGTAGCTTATTAGTCTTATTGTGAAGACAATTTTTTCTAGATTCTCCCAATAgcaactttctttttatgttcctttttggcttttttgaaattgaaggaGTATTctaaatacaaaagattACTAAAAAAGTCTTGTCCATGGTTTTCACTTTATGAACCTACAAGGCTTGCAACGTAAGGACACTTACATCGCGAGAAGATTCAGAGGTTGCTAACAAGTAAAACATTAGTACCAGGAAGAGAGCATGCGTTCTCGCCAGAAGTGATTGACTTAACAGAGGAAATACATGATCCAGTTGCAAACGAAGAAGTTTCAGAAGTACCTTTCTTGGATTTAACTAGAATATCAGAAAATAGATCcagaagaagacgaagaattgaaaatgattttgcAATTGAAGGTACACCTTCCACTCGTTCTATTTCAAATCGAGTTGGTCGGCCTCCAGTGTCAGTAGGCGGTGGTATATATTGGACGAGACAGCGAAGAAGAGCTTCGTTACAAAGATTAACTGGTCAGCCTTCTTCGAAATCCCAACCCCATATTACAAAACCAGTACCGGCTCCTGGCTTCACTTACGATGTAAAACCGGAGATGTTTTTGGTGTGTGCCGTATGCAAGACGGAACTTATCAATAATGGAACGATTTCTATATTTGCTTCAAAGTGCACTCATGTATTCTGCTCTTCATGTACGAAAGATCTTCGAAAAAAAACTCAACCATGCCCGGTGACACATTGTGAAAAACGCATCACGAAACGAGCTCTCTTTCCTCTATACATCTGACGAGACCTCAATGAATTCCAATAGTCAtttcttatatttctttgctacaatttataagaaaacaaacttgAACATTCCGGTTCtccttttgtaaaaacATTTACGGTCAAGAAAGagacttttttaaataattgTATATAGGGATACGACGGACAAAGGGAAATTAAGGATGGAAGCATTAATCCTTTACAGACGACGGATTACTCAAAAACGGGGCAAGTAATGTGATTTGGGTATTAGATAATTTACAAGGAAACGAAGTTCTTATTATAAAAGGACTATTGAGAGAGAATTACAAACTTTAATGACCTGGAACCTCTCGTAACTAAAAAACTTGTAATGATGGACTTCCCTTTGGCAAAAGACTCAGATGCATATATTTTGGATGATCAACAGCCATATCAAATTTTTGTAGCTGTAATTTGTAATtggatttgctttttatcGTAAAGTCTTTAATCTTCGAACCAAAttgactttttgttttgcaaataTCTAGCAACAAgggaaaaaagagaaatcaGATAcatttattataaaaaaaacattgtttCTAGTCAGCAGAACTCTTGTTTGATTGAATCCATCAGAATAGATGATCGATTCGCTTAAGTAAACTTTTGGGGAGCTTATTTTTTGACGCAAAGCGTCATGTCAACGAACCCTTTCTGAGTTTATCAAGTATGTAAACATATGAATGCTTGCATGCTGATATAAGCCATTAGAGTTGCCATGTATTTCTCGAAGAATCGCTCAATCGCTGGTTCGTAAATATCTGAAGTTTGGCGATGACACTCGACAGATCCCTTCAACAAAACGACCGCGGTTGCCAATCGATTAATCCCATCTAATTATCTACTTTTCTTGAACcaatttagaaaaagagcaCAAATAAAACTATGTTACAAGAGCTACTGTAGGAGTTTGTCAATTTCGTATAAAGGATTTGGTAACAGTGTTACTTGTATTCACATTTGGATTCTCACTGAAGGGATACTACCAATCTCTACGAAACGAACATGCTCTTGTgtgcttttttaaaatcgAAATAGGTTTGTTTTTAGCAATTCGACGTACtggtttcaaaaaagtcgATCGCTCTTTCGTAAACATTTAAATTTGTCATCATTTCACGAAAGCAATTGACATCTGGATTAGCGTAGCATAAGCAGACACcacagaagaaaaaaagatacaCATCTAGTTTCTTGGATGGGGATGGAACCCGAATCCACGAGAAATACACTTGCTTCTTTCCCTCGATTTCACGACAATAATTTTAGCTTTCAGGCCAGCTACAGTGATGAAGGTGCCGATGAGATCTCTTCCGTGTCTTCCACGAGTACTAGCGTTCTTTTACCCcgagaaaatgaagaagatgaagttttcaaaatattaaagTTCTTGGTTACTCAATCAAAACTTGGACAATGGGCGAATCAATTGACAAATGCACTTCagacaaggaaaaaggCACCACAGAAGCATAAAACGCCAAAGGTTTTTTACTCTGTGTTTGCCTGCCCTCCTTCAATCCTACATGAGGAAAAACAATGGAAGGCTTATCCTCATCATTCTGGACATGATTTTCATGACTTTGAGAAAACCGTGTTAGAAGCAAAGCAAGCGATTGATAAAAACGTGTTTCCGTGCCTAATTTCACAGGGCTCTTCTGGGTCTTACTTTGTAAATAACGACCAGGGGAGAATTATAGCAGTCTTTAAGCCGAAAGATGAAGAGCCCTATGGCAAGTTGAATCCGAAGTGGATAAAGTGGTTTCATAGAAATCTCtttccttgctttttcGGAAGAAGCTGCCTCATACCAAATCTTTGCTATCTTTCAGAGGCGGCCGC contains:
- the rfp2 gene encoding SUMO-targeted ubiquitin-protein ligase subunit Rfp2 is translated as MNLQGLQLPGREHAFSPEVIDLTEEIHDPVANEEVSEVPFLDLTRISENRSRRRRRIENDFAIEGTPSTRSISNRVGRPPVSVGGGIYWTRQRRRASLQRLTGQPSSKSQPHITKPVPAPGFTYDVKPEMFLVCAVCKTELINNGTISIFASKCTHVFCSSCTKDLRKKTQPCPVTHCEKRITKRALFPLYI